The following coding sequences are from one Triticum aestivum cultivar Chinese Spring chromosome 5A, IWGSC CS RefSeq v2.1, whole genome shotgun sequence window:
- the LOC123103734 gene encoding protein GAMETE EXPRESSED 1 codes for MRKNASFVLLILACLWLCPRRGSGFSWNIFSSPSSSAAGNSPPMMELDGAVADFSMDVTNNPRGVKLLENARNKLAGPKNCWQDAYRNLFAGCGEIMADKERQARLAWHLSSCYQEDSGRPAFPSCAGGSRMVHCRKKLGDSESKLFLEFFLETNTLCHQLQAEAFKHSTERLVNDLTRSSKSAEEKLEVIEARSEEIIRESGKVRDALSSIEAQADRLAETSKGVGAQIDDVLAHSRTISDQSKEIAASQAELKEGQAEMRKKIEAGMERIQESYDQLGDGMGKLTEEAVGIQKEIATVGDLMSSKMLVLQGTADEIGSVAGKSLENQMQLLDGQNKAMDGLTSLHTFQSQALEESRETLEKFALFGQRQQEELLLKQEQIRQAHDHLILNSHSILAAQEEFRAKQANIFAALDKLYILHNAILAESRFIKAFFFYCCIVFLIYMLTSAKQTFSIRGQLYFGLCVTLLLEMGLIKIAAGNLDNQFWVLSKVFLVRLLFLAAATIQILHSIFTFRDYEVLNHRLLQTLVDKVRTLEENAGDRMLWYGSESDESLRNYSWVFDELTDEADSTADPNYALPEQTRRRYGALPEEVAENSITTSGSRRYNLRRRSKQ; via the exons ATGAGGAAGAACGCATCGTTTGTCCTGTTGATTTTGGCCTGCCTGTGGCTGTGCCCTCGGCGGGGCAGCGGGTTCTCATGGAACATTTTCTCGTCTCCGTCCTCCTCGGCGGCCGGTAACAGTCCCCCGATGATGGAGCTCGACGGCGCGGTGGCCGACTTCTCCATGGACGTCACCAACAACCCGCGAGGGGTGAAGCTGCTGGAGAACGCGCGGAACAAGCTCGCGGGGCCCAAGAACTGCTGGCAGGACGCGTACCGGAACCTCTTCGCCGGCTGCGGCGAGATCATGGCCGACAAGGAGCGGCAGGCGCGCCTCGCGTGGCACCTCAGCAGCTGCTACCAGGAGGACtcgggccggccggccttcccgtCCTGCGCCGGCGGGTCCAGGATGGTGCACTGCCGCAAGAAGCTGGGCGACTCGGAGAGCAAGTTGTTCCTCGAGTTCTTCCTGGAGACCAACACGCTGTGCCACCAGCTGCAGGCGGAGGCCTTCAAGCACAGCACGGAGCGGCTGGTGAACGACCTCACGCGCTCCTCCAAGTCGGCGGAGGAGAAGCTGGAGGTGATCGAGGCGCGGTCGGAGGAGATCATCAGGGAGTCCGGCAAGGTGCGGGACGCGCTGTCGTCCATCGAGGCGCAGGCGGACCGCCTCGCGGAGACGTCCAAGGGCGTGGGCGCGCAGATCGACGACGTGCTGGCGCACTCCAGGACCATCTCCGACCAGTCCAAGGAGATCGCCGCCTCCCAGGCGGAGCTCAAGGAAGGGCAGGCCGAGATGAGGAAGAAGATCGAGGCCGGCATGGAGCGCATCCAGGAGTCGTACGATCAGCTGGGGGACGGGATGGGGAAGCTCACGGAGGAGGCCGTGGGCATTCAGAAGGAGATCGCAACTGTCGGCGACCTGATGTCTTCCAAGATGCTGGTTCTCCAGGGCACTGCCGATGAGATTGGGAGTGTGGCGGGCAAATCGTTGGAGAATCAGATGCAGCTCTTGGATGGGCAGAACAAGGCCATGGATGGATTGACTAGCCTCCACACCTTTCAGTCCCAGGCTCTCGAGGAAAGCAG GGAAACTTTGGAGAAATTTGCACTGTTTGGGCAGCGTCAGCAGGAAGAGCTGTTGTTGAAGCAGGAGCAGATCCGGCAGGCTCATGATCATCTCATCCTGAATTCACACTCCATACTAGCAGCTCAG GAGGAGTTCAGAGCGAAGCAGGCCAACATCTTCGCGGCGCTGGACAAGCTCTACATCCTCCACAACGCCATTCTAGCCGAGTCCCGCTTCATCAAGGCCTTCTTCTTCTACTGCTGCATCGTCTTCCTCATCTACATGCTCACCAGCGCCAAGCAGACCTTCAGCATCAGAGGCCAACTTTACTTCG GTCTGTGCGTCACGCTCCTGCTAGAGATGGGTCTGATCAAGATCGCAGCCGGCAACTTGGACAACCAGTTCTGGGTCCTGTCCAAGGTGTTCTTGGTCAGATTGCTGTTCCTGGCCGCCGCCACTATCCAGATCTTGCATTCCATATTCACGTTCAG GGACTACGAAGTTCTGAACCACCGGCTGCTccagacgctggtggacaaggtcCGGACACTGGAGGAGAACGCAGGCGACAGGATGCTCTGGTACGGCTCGGAGAGCGACGAGAGCCTGAGGAACTACTCGTGGGTCTTCGACGAGCTGACGGATGAGGCGGACAGCACAGCCGACCCTAACTACGCCCTGCCGGAGCAAACCCGCCGGAGGTACGGCGCCCTGCCGGAAGAGGTCGCCGAGAACTCCATCACCACGTCGGGTAGCCGGAGGTACAACCTGCGGCGCCGGAGCAAGCAGTGA